The Dreissena polymorpha isolate Duluth1 chromosome 4, UMN_Dpol_1.0, whole genome shotgun sequence region AACCAAGAAAGTCTTAACCAGtgtgcaggatcacatgacttagTGGAAACCTGTAAGTGGTGCTTGTTTTTCGAATatcaactttttaaaacaatttttcttaagaatttcaacagttgcataaaagacagatttttatgctacTTATGGCGATATGAAAttcatcagaattactttatttaataagcatgtgttcttgttctaAAATTCAATACCGTTATACTTCACGCAATGTGATATTTTGTCATcaatttcagacatattcaaggATTTACTATCATACCTTAAGATATTGACACCAACTGCAAGagaaactgtcttttatgcataaaaagatatttgcaaaaataaagttcttaacggtgtgtttacattctgtccagcccgtgtgtaaactctggaaaaccccgttgattctgcatccTGTTGAAAgccttcttaaaaaaaaattatgtggggAGGACATTTTGTCCTTTAGGGGACAAACGATATctatcatttgaaaataaatcaactgTGTGAGTTGAATCAATATttactgtttttatgccccccttcgaagaagaggggtatattgttttgctggatgtcggtctgtcggtagaccagttcgtttcagatcaataactcttcaagaAATTGACcagttggcttgatacttaacatgtgcattggccttggaagtaGATGAGCCCTATTTAATttggggtcaataggtcaaaggtcaaggttaccatcacaataagtgtgaaaatagtttccaatcaataactcatcaacaaatagACCAATTGGCTTGACATTTTCCATGTGCATGGGCCTTTGACAGTTTATCATGACctttattgaaattggggtcactagatcaaatgtcaaggtcaccagggcttgacactaactttttttacttactgacccaaaggaccaccagctttcagaatttactggtcctccaagatttcaagtggtccgacaatttctATGTTATTTGACCTAAAGTTCAGCTTACTTCCTggactatccacaatgtattgtgcatttataaaaagaaaactatactatctactAAACTATCTCTTATCCTTTTCATATTTTCTCTGTACTTCAAGCTCCTCTTCattagttttaatttttttaggcagaggttcaaccacccccggaatgaaattccacattgCGAAAACCTGTAATCTTAAAAATATGCACGCTTACTCTCctgcaatatcaaaacattattcggcgcaTTTTAGTGTAAATTTGCACGGTAAACAAAGTAAATTCTGATGTTACTaagatcgataaaatgctgattattgctgctttttcaaaataataaataccattttgttcatttctcaatccgaacgcttcgaattttatgttaatttgtgtattgaTCATGGCAAAGTCCAGAGACATTTGCGGGAGACAATTGTGGAACGCAAATAAATTTTTTGATCAGACAACAGGTTTTGTCATCCGGGCTTCTAGAaaaattggaatttccaataAATTGCTATTTTTTTATCCTGGTCTCGAGATtgcccataaaataatgatgaaattatcggttaATTATGAACATGTAaagctttccaccagtatttcacgataagctggccaggatttttaactggtccgacggatcaaccaaatttctagtttcactggtcctccctattttttactgaccccgggtcaacggaccaccgttagtgtcgagccctggtcactgtaacaataagtgtgaaaattgtttctgatcaattactggtcaacaaattgaccaattaacttgatacttcacatgtgcattggccttggacagtagatgacccttattgaattttgggtcactagttcaaagccctgtttgggcgAGCATATGATTCTAAATGCAGAACTTTTGTTCACTTGTTGCTTTATAATGTGTCCTTAATGTGTCTCAACTTGTCCTGTCCAGCAGCTGCCTTTAAGccctgatataaatgtgcctcattTGCTCCCCTTTCAAACCAAGATCACGATCAAATTCAACAGGTAAGCGTGCCATTGACTGACTTTTAGTATTTTGCTTGTTACCGTTCCATGAACCTTGCCTTCAATGTTCCACTTTCAGTCCCATTTTCCAGTTCAACTATATTATCCTTATTACATTCACACTGTCTATGTCTTTCACATTTGATCTTAAAAAGGAAAGCCgttaattttgtgtttgtttgcttttgacttcggattaacaAAAAAGTATTGCTGGTAGAGAGCTGAAActttacaaatatatatgacaACTCTTGAAGTTGTTTAACTCCATAATTTGGTTAGGTTATTTTCTACATAACTTGAGTAATGGCtcctttatttgcaaaaaaagttaCCCTTGTTTACTTGTGTGGCCACATATCTCAAAAAGAATTGCTGCAAGAGAgctaatacttaaaaaaatatcagtGTTAACCTGCACACCTCAATATTTATATTCAGATTTCACACAATACTTGAATGATGGGAGCATCAGTGCCATTCTAGTTTAATCCAAGATGTGTAGATCCAtgtaacattatatttaataGTGTTGATGATTGATTCAGGTTCAAGCCTTCCAGGAGTGTGCCCTCATGGTTCGCAGACCGGCTTTGGAGATTTTTGAGATTGTGGAGCATCTTAATTTGAAACTGCCCCCGGCCAGACTCCTCATATGTATCCTttaaataggttctgttgttgatGCTCCAGCAAATGGCAGTTTGTAAAAGAAACAGCTGAATTTTCtcgtaaaatatttttatttacttatgCTATGGATTGATTTTGCAAACTTCTGGTTTTTAAATGCCACTCTTTCATGAAcattattattgtaataaaacattaaactaatCAAATTGAAACATTTCCATTGAAATCATACTTTTCTGtgaatataaagaaatattggtATACTTTTACagtgttattttaattaaatgaatgatATGACCTTGACCCCCATGTTAAGATGGTCAGCAGGGTCATGGCAAGACGGTCACACTGGCCCATGTGGTGCACCGGTATGCCAAGGCAGGCTGGATCACAGTGCACTTTCCTAACAGTGAGTAATCTTATAAACACTTTTGGTCAAGACTGCCAACATTTATGGATCTCTGACTGAATCTTAACTTACAAGTATTTACTATTTACCCATTAGTATGCTTGCTTTATATGAGTTTGGATTCTCTAGTTGAATATTAAAGTTTAAGAGTAAAATTAATCTAAGAATTGTTTGTAATAATGGGACCATGTTTATATAGGTTCACCGATACTAGCAGTTTGCTTTTATCAGTTATAAAAGCTCATTTGTTGTATTTCTTCATGCAGTTTTTAGCTTTTAAAAGTAATTCACAAACCAGTAATTTTACCATGCATGTGCATTTTGTACCTAATACTTTGACATTCTGGGTAAACATAGCAAAATTTAGGGGTACTAGCAAAATTAAGTACAGTGTAAGCTGTTCAAGTCAGTTGTCAAAGACATTGTTATAAATggaaagaaatacaaatatttgtaatcAATGATGATCATTGGTCATTGTCACTACCAAAAGCTTGAAGTCAAGCGTCATGATTTTCTCAATAACTCACCGTCACAGCATTTTCACCTTGAACTAAAGCCAGCTAAATTTCATATTTAAACCGATTAAATGTTTTACACCATACatgacaaattatatattttcgcCTGATTTAATGTAGTTTGAAATTAACCAATACCAGTCTTCCAACCAGACTGTATTCCAGGCAATCTTTACTGTGCATTACCATACTTAATTCTAAAAATAATGATACCAGTCTGCCTTGTCTGTAACAAACAAATGGGAGCTAACAAATACTATTTTATGTACAGTCAAGAACATACACAGCAATTTCTTCATCCATGAGTTATTAATTGTATGTCTGTCTCCTGCACATGTATGAGATCATGAGAACACTTGTAATGTTAAGTAGCAATACGTATTTACTGCAggtaaatttacatttattcttgCAGTAAACATTTAATGTACTTTTTTGCAAATGAAGttacatttacaaatatacacTCAGCGATCAAGTAACCATTTTTTGGTGGAATATTTTGGAATTGCTGTGTTGTGTGTTTCAGTGTTTGAAATGATACGTTACCATACAAAAACGCCAAAGACTTGTGTGAAGTCCTTTCACAATGAGGCTGTGTATGACCTCGCTGAAGAGGCTGGTGCATGGCTCAAGTTCTTCAAGACACAGAACAAACATAACCTTGAAAAGTTCACGGTATGTTTAGACTTTTTAGCTGACTTGATCACAACATGCTTATTGTGAgctttgtgatcaccttttgttaCTTGTTCGTCATATGTCGTCAATGGTGCGTCATTTGTCAGagtaaacattctagaggccgtattaattgtcagatcttcatgaaacatggctGGAACTTTTTTTCTCCACATAATATCTTGGCCATGTTTGAAACTGGGTAATGTGAGATCAAATACTTGCAcacaaggtcaaattaatgacaaagcttgtaaacactcccacatttattgcccaaacTCTTTATGAatattggtcagaacatttatcccaAACATTTGGACAAGTTTTTTACTGATTCACTGGGTCAAATTAAAGAACAAAGCTTGTGAAAACCCTACAgacaatatttattgcaatatctTCATTAACATTTTATTAGGACTTTTGTCCCGATGATATAAACAATTTACTGGATTCAAGAGTGTTTCAAGAAGGTTTCTAGGtcggaacatttgttccaattatATCTCATGAGGATTAGTTTGCATCTGGGTTTAGTGGGGTCAACAATAAGGTCCATAGGTCAATTAAAGAAAAAGCCTGTGAACATTTATCAGATCTGTCAGATTTATTGGCAAATGTTACTGAAACCTTTTCAGATAATTGTTCTTAATGATATCTCAGGCAAGTTGGAAATTGAATCAAATTGGAACTTACTGAaagcatacattattatttttacaaaaaggTTAAGTTATTTTTTCAGCATATTCGCTCttatatttctttaatttgtttgcaacaaaaaaacaataatttctctTTTGCTTCATGTTTTCTTTAATGTATATAGCTTAAAATATACTAATTATTCCCGTCCCCCCTCCTGGGAGAATTGAGCATATATTTCTTTGCACCTGTCTGTCGGTGGGTATGTGAGATGACACCTAAAGAATTCTTTGGTTATGCAAATGATGTCTCCACCTCAACTATGTGGAAACATTGTTTTTAGTCTGTTCATCAGCCCTGTTAGATGGTTGTCACATTTAGTTTCCATTcaatatttattgtcccctaccggtttcaccggaggggacttatcaatatggtttgcgctctgtctgtctgtccgtcacacttttctggatcctgcgataactttaaaagtttttaatattttttcatgaaacttgaaacatggatagatggcaatatggacattatgcaagtcatttcattttgttcctacaccaaaaattctggttgctatggcaacaaatagacaagtaatactgctgaaaatggtggttttctgcaAAGAGACAAGAAATacttctgaaaatggtggttttctggatcctgcgataactttataagttcttcatattttttcatgaaacttgaaacatggatagatggcaatatggacatcatgcacgtcatttcattttgtttctatgtcaaaaattctggttgctatggcaccaaatatttaaaaaaaatcaaaacaaatctGACTATGGTgggatttctgacaatggtggagccggtaggggacatatattgcttggcaatagtcttgtttattgtAGAACTTTCATATTTCACACGGTGATTGGTCTTCATGATGACATGACCCCCTTAAGATTTTGAAGTTCATGtgtctaaggtcaaggtcgcaggggtGACTTACTCCATTATGGCAACACATTTGAGGCATTTTAGTAAATATTTAACAGTGCACCTTTGTACTTATTCATAATGTAATGAAGTGCTTAGATATACGTTATGAGTTtcatatgtattgtttattatgtaATGTAGTGCATAGTTATAAATTCTGAAAGAAGATTGACAGAATGTCAATGTTACAGACGTCCCAAGAATACAAGTGGTCGGAGAAAGAATCCTCACCAGCCGGCACACCACTTTTAGACATTGTAACCTTGGTATGTATGAACATTGTAACCTTGGTAACTATGTATGAACATTGTAACCTTGGTACGTATGAAAGAAGATTCATTACTTGCTACATGCTTCTATATAAATCATATTCATtgcaatataatgtaaaaaacactaattcttaatttaatattattttgtaagcaaattaatacatttaaatttcccaattttagtaaatgTTTTTTCTCACACTCACTGCATGTGGTATTATTAATGTGATATTCTTGATTGTATTTTCAGGGAATGGACAGAGTTAAGTTTGCCTCTGATATCATTGGTGTAATTCTTAAAGAACTCCGGTCACAAGCTGCAGAAAAGAAGTAAGAGTCcgagtttgtttaaattaaattgaattacaaCTTATTTGTCAGAGATATTGACAGCAGATGTTATAGCAATAATTCTGTTGTACATTGTATCATCTTAAAAATGAACTATAAATCAAACTTTGTTTATTTCAATGCAATCCATAACTACCAAGTTAAAGACGATATTGACAAGTTTACTTGTACTTGCAGCAGAACCAAACATTGCATGATCAAATATGCACAGAAAAATTTAGATTTCCCAAAAGTGTACATTATTTTGTACTTAAATAATTGTTGTACTTTACAAGcgaaaatgcttttttgaatgtcaaatataacattattatgtccagaagcatatttgcgggggatatcaattcaacgaatttgcttgttattaaaatTTTGGTAATGGTATTAAAATATTAACAGTTAACAAATATTTCACTGCCTTTCAGTATAAAGATTTTGGTTGCAATTGAGGGTGTGAATGTCCTTTATAAAGACATCCAAGCACTTAAAGATGAAAATAAAAGAGTTGTAAGTACAAAATAGCAATATTTATTGATACGGataataaataatgtttcatattatatttaaattgaagtgtttttagctcacttgagcacaatgtgctcttggcgagcttttgtgatcgccttttgtctgtcgtgctgCGTCGACTAtggccttgttaacactctagaggccacattttttttggtcagatcttcatgaaatttggtccgcAGATTtgtgtcaatgatatcttggacaagttagaaaatggttccggttggttgaaaaacatggctgccagggggtggggcatttttccttatatggctatagtaaaaccatgttaacaatctagaggccgcatttatagtccgatcattatgaaacatggtcagaagatttgtcccaatgatattgttgaccagtttgaaaatggttcaagttgcctgaaaaacatggcagaaagggggcgaggcagttttccttatatggctaaggtaaaaccttgttaacactctagaggccacattttttttcgatcttcatgaaatttggtcagaagatttttgccaatgatatattgggcgagtttgaaaatggttccagttggttgaagaacatggccaccaggaggtggggcatttttccttaaatggctttagtaaaagAGGCaaaatttattgtccgatcatcataaaacttgatccgaagatttgtcccaatgatatcttggatgagtgaaAAAATGATtctgtttgcttgaaaaacatggtcactatggggcagggcagttttcctaatatggctatagtaaaaacttgtgaacactctgaaagtcacatttatcgcacaatcatcataaaacttggtcagaacatttgttttaatatcttggacgagttccaaaataGTTCGGGGCTGTTGGAAAACAGTCAGTCATTGCCACCTGGGGGTTTGGAAGTTATCCTTATATGACTAAAGTAAAACCTTATTAGCACTCTGacagttacatttatagttcacgtttcatgaaatttggtcaaaactagtgttctaattatatcttgggctgcacagaagaggtcagttcctttgtatcacaggtgagcgactttgggcctatCAGGCTGTCTTGTTTAATGTATGTCTGTGGTTTAGTCTAATAATTCATACCTTTTAaagtataaaaaagaaataaatgttgTAGAATTTTATTGTAAAGTTGTAAGCACTtcttgaaaaaaacatgcatttttagcgcacctgagcacaacatgcaaaatggtgagcttttgtgatcaccttttgtccgtcgtcagacgatttgtcttaatgatatcttggatgagttccaaaatggttccggttggttaaaaaacaaggctgccaggggcggggcattttttcttatagtaaaatcatgttaagtttattaacactatagaggccacatttcttgtccgatcatcataaaatttggtcagaagatttgtcccattaaatcttggacgagttcaaaaattgttccggttggttgaaaaaatggCCTtcacggggcggggcattttcccttatatggctcaagtaaaaacttgtttacactaattatcacatttatagtccaatcttcatgaaacttggtcagaacatttgttcaaatgatatcttggttgagtttaaaaatggttctagtctgttgaaaaacatggctgccaagggcagggaagttttctttatatctctatattaaaatattgttaacactctagaagacacatttattgtccaatcttcatgaaacatggtaagaacatttgttcaaatgatatcttggttgagttcaaaaattgttttagtctgttgaaaaacatggctgccaagggtagggaagttttctttatatctctatattaaaatattattataaacactctagaagacacattaattgtccaatcttcatgaaacttggtaagaacatttgtttaaatgatatctttgatgagtttgaaaatggttccggtctgttaaaTGAACATTGCTGCCTGGGGGTGGATCATTTATATtttgctatagttaaaccttgttaacactcttcataaaacttggtgagaacatttgttcttatgatatcttgggctaCACTGAACAGGTTAGTTCTGTATCTCATGTGAGCaaatttgggcctttcaggccttcttATTAATATTGAatcttaatattattattttttttacacataaacCTGTATCACATCATTTTTCACCCTAGGACAACCTTTTTGTTGTAGATTAATGGACAGGAGATCTCTGTATTCCGTAACATCCAGAAAATGTTCGAGCCAACATGGGTGAGTAGTATCCATTGATATCCAGGACCCATGGCTATTAACAGTTTTAAGCTTAATCATTGTCTTAATTATGAAACCAATAGAAATGTTAGAATATCTATTACTAGCCTTCACAATGGTCAATTGTCAAAGTTGAGACCAAGTTTTAGAACTCTCGTAGATGTGGGACTAGAGAAATGTTAAACATTCAGTGTAAATATAGAAACAAGTACATATTATGTTTCAGTGTTTAATATCGCaaatgttttatcatttaaattttgtttgtgtttttaaattatagCATAGCAAGTTATTAATCAATATGACTATTAAATGAATTTCAAAACAAAGATGGAGTGTATAGTTCTAACATTGTATTTTGTACTTAATTTATGACAGCATGGTGGTGTATGTGTTGGCACTGTATGTCCCAGTGTTGATGCCTTAGACACTCAACTGGACCCACTGGAAGTACCATACACCCCACAGTATCTCCTTAAACAGAAGGTATGTTTAATTATAGAGCAGAGGGTCATAGAAGTAATTGCACAATCAGAAGTAATGGCagttgttaaattgtattatctttgTTATAGCTTTCATGCATGTTTGGTCAGTTTTAAATCTTATATTAATTTCACAGAAAATCATGGAGTTCCATTTAAATGCAAACTAAGCAAACTCTCAACTCTGGCATAACAAATCACATACAACTGAACAAATACCTAATGAAAAcagcatttaaacatgtttgcttTTTATAAACCCCTtaaaagaagagggggtatattggtttgctggatgtcggtcggtcggtctgtctgtctgtcggtagaccagtttgtttcctaTCAATAACTTGTCCACGAATTGatcattggcttgatacttcacatatatgcattggccttagacagtagatgaccccttttgacatatgggtcactaggtcaaaggtcaagatcactgtcacaataagtgtgaaaattgttaccgatcaataactggtcaatgaattgaccaattggcctgctacttcacatgcgcattggcctttgacagtagatgacccctattggaacttggtcactaggtcaaagtcacaattgGTGTGACTATCGTTTCCTTGGcgtgatacttcacatgtgcattggccttggacagtagatgacccctatttataatactataatattctCAACCCATATTATTACCATGATGTAACAGAAgtgcataattctgtgaaaaCTAAAAACTTATGTAAAGTGGCTAAGTCACAATTATATGATAAGATTAATtcatggtcagttttgttgcataAAACCCTGTGTCAGAACCCTGTTTGGGGGGTGGGGGCATTTGTCTCCAACTGCGgagcttttgtttatttttagctcggctgttttcggcgaaaacccgaggtattacatgtcatagccagctcgtcgtccggcaTCTGCCGTCCgggtcatgctaaaaccttaacataggctctaaaatcgaagtgcttccacatacaacttcatatgtatatgcacc contains the following coding sequences:
- the LOC127880294 gene encoding 28S ribosomal protein S29, mitochondrial-like isoform X1, with translation MRTVECHESLLNYIYSFKGYPRFIMNKTLGLYQIFKLCARQPLCNSSSPIRNIHILSNVRRNYIKSVTHSHGLRSAAEHYSENENLDGPQTENEVIPVEGIPLDILKLKTEVPAVDVKFRTKHNDPTKHTIEDEGLFYTVPKEDYNMYIKDGQWPAFHKQVQAFQECALMVRRPALEIFEIVEHLNLKLPPARLLIYGQQGHGKTVTLAHVVHRYAKAGWITVHFPNMFEMIRYHTKTPKTCVKSFHNEAVYDLAEEAGAWLKFFKTQNKHNLEKFTTSQEYKWSEKESSPAGTPLLDIVTLGMDRVKFASDIIGVILKELRSQAAEKNIKILVAIEGVNVLYKDIQALKDENKRVINGQEISVFRNIQKMFEPTWHGGVCVGTVCPSVDALDTQLDPLEVPYTPQYLLKQKGFEFMDPFIPILVPEFTMKEAYNAVDYLIDRKWIQRSRGKTHDGKKELILLSNRHPQEMMKLSALW
- the LOC127880294 gene encoding 28S ribosomal protein S29, mitochondrial-like isoform X2, with the protein product MTRSFPNQTPTHYTKHTIEDEGLFYTVPKEDYNMYIKDGQWPAFHKQVQAFQECALMVRRPALEIFEIVEHLNLKLPPARLLIYGQQGHGKTVTLAHVVHRYAKAGWITVHFPNMFEMIRYHTKTPKTCVKSFHNEAVYDLAEEAGAWLKFFKTQNKHNLEKFTTSQEYKWSEKESSPAGTPLLDIVTLGMDRVKFASDIIGVILKELRSQAAEKNIKILVAIEGVNVLYKDIQALKDENKRVINGQEISVFRNIQKMFEPTWHGGVCVGTVCPSVDALDTQLDPLEVPYTPQYLLKQKGFEFMDPFIPILVPEFTMKEAYNAVDYLIDRKWIQRSRGKTHDGKKELILLSNRHPQEMMKLSALW